A single genomic interval of Mangifera indica cultivar Alphonso chromosome 5, CATAS_Mindica_2.1, whole genome shotgun sequence harbors:
- the LOC123215721 gene encoding uncharacterized protein LOC123215721 isoform X1: MASKDEEPFNTETDEETIALRKKRLRRVSFADREITSVHIFNRDEDYEQESAAEPSSVDEDNMVLGFFRDLAADSDDSREMSPEGDDDEETASSKSFLRPIETPSPGSSIIGSATSNDENNFFGPVSARFIRPGRLSDSAASDDNHDITMDSTAFSMHYRSLVRSESGDIKMPAESCSAFEEKTPSQVGTPSDSGSFMVLTKAKKPISLTSSPVGKVGVSRDSNDMTLVGENPHRYDYGRLSPTLEALLAEGSQDIHAVPIIDAKSSERNEVSIFNENGSVMMSIKDDRDTDMCNVGPDNISQERISVAHFQFGEVNGGTTSTHRDQITSNSLSHVTDDPTTDAFFNHQVQTPNQLDKVNKVVIKAVTGTNNVEFPTISSGTPPGVSLKSNDCLSSLFSQPEPADLFSTEDSQKEKSSKAAQENSHIDEPLDQQLESPLVGSITMLSAKRKQILLEANNVSRHSLCMTPSPKLPGSLLRKENIRLGESVSSLLKSISKFKLIESSLHTSTLSDGIEKSEQKLSEYLSATSPFHNVVEETSSDIPHQLVDAPITNLEKLFSGDRKNGELKNDINMCRDCNETPKYFDNLNQNQENMISGKDGEPLDHPSDSISHEVKLTEMLAGMPSYSQSTTSGNKVMHQHLEAKNAMKVMSDISGCESSSLEVTLDHKKDQKPTNDCIKNVSPLLKRLDRKLPPAEQGNLSGDLKQQVQPLGNVVIVSGPEGSSTEYATTRSRLTEMANNLDSFSSPLNEVNLIKEFTSVKREDDRKILPSALQHVSETVRNLQTPSRDTGLPKYHPVSKNCQIANDTIRTVEEPPQGGHEHASQLVERNLNEKFQLLDFENSSGRKRRSEEIVLGNADNACEINWMQRRPKVHKSRGNNLDLKLEHSNRNDTGNEKIGVDTILKLWADISHKFSTETNQILSPLIDKLTIRAIDEFEDILVHLQKVNKYGVLCSEILSQKIHDQSGNIRHKRVGEARLLLHKIVYEKAKLQILHVKHEKLLKSAQLLSSGMQKFHTLKLNYVRYLSASGKRESVNDKLRYSSSANFVDKHGVVANKVITRKQEAGAVDWKIKNLVKSLNTYCKTKGDLSCADIIPLLNDHLKKRALCRYVRQDLLMWEIDDLERTHGHNNLVLNYHGFICQRFTIIAGPVSSMVVSNKVNDINIEKNFPNMDACGAFAFVFNAESSKRMVGSKNLVKETQKTSSLLCNLLAVVEELQLARIEIRNLTQTSFNSPSVEQLDLHLCFIDLNSGAKVTVILDMTCLSRGIYPSEILPYQLQFPSTKILNSLPEFLSAEINAAIPNITNGYSRIIRLCRRISEVIQSSRG, translated from the exons ATGGCCTCAAAAGATGAAGAACCTTTCAATACCGAGACTGACGAAGAAACCATCGCTTTGAGGAAGAAACGGTTGCGACGTGTGAGTTTTGCCGACCGAGAAATCACTTCGGTTCACATATTCAACCGAGATGAGGACTATGAACAGGAGTCCGCAGCGGAACCGAGCTCTGTGGACGAAGACAACATGGTTCTTGGCTTTTTCAGAGACTTAGCAGCAGATAGCGACGACTCCAGGGAAATGTCACCTGAGGGCGATGACGACGAAGAGACCGCTTCGAGCAAATCATTTTTAAGGCCAATTGAGACGCCTTCTCCTGGAAGTAGTATCATTGGCTCAGCTACTTCTAATGACG AAAACAACTTTTTTGGTCCTGTATCAGCCAGATTTATTAGACCTGGCCGGTTGTCTGATTCTGCTGCTTCAGATGATAACCATGATATCACAATGGATTCAACGGCATTTTCAATGCATTACCGTAGTCTTGTTAGGTCAGAGTCAGGAGACATCAAGATGCCAGCAGAGAGTTGTTCTGCCTTTGAAGAGAAAACACCTTCCCAGGTTGGCACTCCATCTGATTCAGGAAGTTTCATGGTACTAACAAAAGCCAAGAAGCCCATAAGCCTGACATCATCACCTGTTGGTAAAGTTGGTGTCAGTAGAGATTCAAATGATATGACTCTTGTGGGAGAGAACCCACATAGGTATGATTATGGGAGACTATCTCCTACATTAGAAGCTCTTTTAGCAGAAGGTAGTCAGGATATCCATGCTGTTCCTATCATTGATGCAAAGTCATCAGAGAGGAATGAGGTTTCCATTTTTAATGAGAATGGAAGTGTCATGATGAGTATAAAGGATGACAGAGATACAGATATGTGCAACGTTGGCCCTGATAATATTTCACAAGAGAGGATTTCTGTGGCTCATTTTCAGTTTGGTGAGGTAAATGGTGGTACTACATCCACTCATAGGGATCAGATTACCTCTAATTCCTTGTCACATGTAACTGATGATCCAACTACTGATGCCTTTTTTAATCACCAAGTCCAAACCCCTAATCAGCTTGATAAA GTAAACAAAGTGGTTATTAAAGCCGTGACTGGGACAAACAATGTTGAGTTCCCTACAATAAGTAGTGGCACCCCACCAGGTGTAAGTCTGAAGAGTAATGATTGTCTGTCTAGTTTGTTCTCACAACCTGAACCTGCAGATTTATTTTCCACTGAAGactcacaaaaagaaaaatcttcaaAAGCTGCACAGGAAAATTCCCATATTGATGAGCCTCTTGATCAGCAACTGGAATCTCCTTTAGTGGGATCTATAACCATGTTATCTGCTAAACGGAAGCAAATACTTCTGGAGGCTAATAATGTATCTAGACATTCACTATGTATGACTCCTTCCCCAAAACTGCCTGGTTCATTGTTGAGGAAGGAAAACATAAGATTAGGTGAGAGTGTTTCATCTCTTCTGAAAAGCATTTCTAAGTTCAAGCTTATTGAGTCCTCTCTACACACATCTACTCTTAGCGATGGAATTGAAAAATCAGAACAGAAGTTATCAGAGTACCTTTCTGCAACTTCTCCCTTCCATAATGTTGTGGAAGAAACCAGCAGTGATATCCCACACCAACTTGTGGACGCTCCCATTACTAATTTAGAGAAGCTATTTAGTGGTGATAGGAAGAATGGAGAACTCAAAAATGATATCAACATGTGTAGAGATTGTAATGAAACACCAAAGTACTTTGATAACTTGAACCAAAATCAAGAGAACATGATCTCCGGAAAAGATGGAGAACCCCTGGATCATCCGTCTGATAGCATTTCTCATGAAGTTAAACTTACAGAGATGTTGGCAGGCATGCCTTCATATTCGCAGTCTACAACATCAGGGAATAAAGTGATGCATCAGCACTTGGAGGCAAAAAATGCCATGAAGGTCATGTCAGACATTAGTGGATGTGAATCCTCCTCATTGGAGGTCACACTTGATCATAAAAAAGATCAGAAGCCAACCAATGATTGTATTAAGAATGTTTCTCCTCTATTGAAGAGGTTAGACCGGAAGTTGCCACCAGCAGAACAAGGCAATCTCTCTGGTGATCTGAAGCAGCAAGTTCAGCCCCTAGGAAATGTTGTCATTGTTTCTGGACCAGAAGGAAGTTCAACGGAATATGCTACAACTAGAAGCCGTTTGACTGAAATGGCTAATAACTTGGACTCCTTTAGTTCACCCCTTAATGAGGTTAACCTTATCAAAGAATTTACATCAGTAAAGAGAGAGGATGACAGAAAAATCCTTCCATCTGCTTTACAACATGTTTCAGAAACTGTGAGGAACCTGCAAACCCCTTCAAGGGATACAGGTTTGCCGAAATATCATCCAGTAAGCAAGAATTGCCAAATTGCAAATGACACAATCCGGACAGTAGAGGAACCTCCTCAAGGAGGTCATGAGCATGCTTCTCAACTTGTTGAGAGAAATCTGAATGAGAAG TTTCAGCTGCTAGATTTTGAGAATTCTTCCGGACGGAAAAGAAGAAGTGAAGAAATAGTTCTTGGAAATGCAGATAATGCTTGTGAAATCAATTGGATGCAGAGAAGGCCAAAAGTTCATAAAAGTAGAGGTAACAATTTGGATTTAAAGCTGGAACATTCTAATAGAAATGATACTGGAAATGAGAAGATTGGAGTTGACACAATCTTGAAGCTCTGGGCTGAT ATTTCACACAAATTCTCAACAGAAACAAACCAAATCCTTTCTCCATTGATTGATAAACTCACTATAAGAGCT ATAGATGAGTTTGAAGATATTTTGGTTCACCTTCAGAAGGTTAATAAATATGGGGTGCTTTGTTCAGAAATACTTTCTCAG AAAATACATGATCAGTCTGGAAATATTAGGCATAAAAG AGTGGGTGAAGCAAGATTATTGCTTCATAAAATAGTATACGAGAAGGCAAAGCTGCAGATATTGCATGTGAAACATGAAAAACTGCTG AAAAGTGCACAGCTATTAAGCTCAGGAATGCAGAAGTTTCACACTTTGAAGTTGAACTATGTCAGATATTTGTCTGCGTCTGGTAAAAGGGAAAGTGTTAATGATAAGCTTCGATATTCCTCTTCTGCAAATTTTGTAGACAAACATGGG GTTGTTGCCAACAAAGTTATCACAAGGAAACAGGAGGCCGGTGCTGTGGATTGGAAAATAAAGAATTTAGTTAAATCCTTGAACACTTATTGTAAGACTAAAGGTGATCTAAGCTGTGCTGACATTATTCCATTACTTAATGATCATCTTAAGAAGAGAGCGCTTTGCAGATATGTACGCCAGGATCTGCTG ATGTGGGAAATTGATGATTTGGAAAGAACACATGGTCACAACAATCTTGTCCTCAATTACCATGGCTTCATCTGCCAGAG GTTCACAATAATTGCTGGTCCAGTTTCAAGTATGGTAGTCTCAAACAAAGTGAATGACATAAATATTGAGAAG AACTTTCCAAACATGGACGCCTGTGGAGCATTTGCATTTGTGTTTAATGCTGAGTCCAGCAAGAGAATGGTTGGTTCTAAGAATTTGGTGAAAGAAACACAA AAAACCAGTTCACTTTTATGTAATCTTCTAGCAGTGGTTGAGGAGTTACAGCTAGCAAGGATAGAGATTAGAAATTTGACACAGACAAGCTTTAACTCTCCATCTG TTGAGCAGCTTGATTTGCACCTTtgtttcattgatttgaatagcGGTGCAAAAGTGACAGTGATTCTTGATATGACTTGCTTGAGTCG TGGGATTTATCCTTCCGAGATTCTCCCTTATCAGCTGCAGTTCCCCTCCACTAAGATTCTAAATTCCCTGCCTGAGTTCCTGTCTGCTGAAATAAATGCTGCAATTCCTAATATTACAAATGGTTACTCGAGGATTATTAGATTGTGCAGGCGTATTTCTGAGGTGATTCAATCTTCAAGGGGGTGA
- the LOC123215721 gene encoding uncharacterized protein LOC123215721 isoform X2, translating into MASKDEEPFNTETDEETIALRKKRLRRVSFADREITSVHIFNRDEDYEQESAAEPSSVDEDNMVLGFFRDLAADSDDSREMSPEGDDDEETASSKSFLRPIETPSPGSSIIGSATSNDENNFFGPVSARFIRPGRLSDSAASDDNHDITMDSTAFSMHYRSLVRSESGDIKMPAESCSAFEEKTPSQVGTPSDSGSFMVLTKAKKPISLTSSPVGKVGVSRDSNDMTLVGENPHRYDYGRLSPTLEALLAEGSQDIHAVPIIDAKSSERNEVSIFNENGSVMMSIKDDRDTDMCNVGPDNISQERISVAHFQFGEVNGGTTSTHRDQITSNSLSHVTDDPTTDAFFNHQVQTPNQLDKVNKVVIKAVTGTNNVEFPTISSGTPPGVSLKSNDCLSSLFSQPEPADLFSTEDSQKEKSSKAAQENSHIDEPLDQQLESPLVGSITMLSAKRKQILLEANNVSRHSLCMTPSPKLPGSLLRKENIRLGESVSSLLKSISKFKLIESSLHTSTLSDGIEKSEQKLSEYLSATSPFHNVVEETSSDIPHQLVDAPITNLEKLFSGDRKNGELKNDINMCRDCNETPKYFDNLNQNQENMISGKDGEPLDHPSDSISHEVKLTEMLAGMPSYSQSTTSGNKVMHQHLEAKNAMKVMSDISGCESSSLEVTLDHKKDQKPTNDCIKNVSPLLKRLDRKLPPAEQGNLSGDLKQQVQPLGNVVIVSGPEGSSTEYATTRSRLTEMANNLDSFSSPLNEVNLIKEFTSVKREDDRKILPSALQHVSETVRNLQTPSRDTGLPKYHPVSKNCQIANDTIRTVEEPPQGGHEHASQLVERNLNEKLLDFENSSGRKRRSEEIVLGNADNACEINWMQRRPKVHKSRGNNLDLKLEHSNRNDTGNEKIGVDTILKLWADISHKFSTETNQILSPLIDKLTIRAIDEFEDILVHLQKVNKYGVLCSEILSQKIHDQSGNIRHKRVGEARLLLHKIVYEKAKLQILHVKHEKLLKSAQLLSSGMQKFHTLKLNYVRYLSASGKRESVNDKLRYSSSANFVDKHGVVANKVITRKQEAGAVDWKIKNLVKSLNTYCKTKGDLSCADIIPLLNDHLKKRALCRYVRQDLLMWEIDDLERTHGHNNLVLNYHGFICQRFTIIAGPVSSMVVSNKVNDINIEKNFPNMDACGAFAFVFNAESSKRMVGSKNLVKETQKTSSLLCNLLAVVEELQLARIEIRNLTQTSFNSPSVEQLDLHLCFIDLNSGAKVTVILDMTCLSRGIYPSEILPYQLQFPSTKILNSLPEFLSAEINAAIPNITNGYSRIIRLCRRISEVIQSSRG; encoded by the exons ATGGCCTCAAAAGATGAAGAACCTTTCAATACCGAGACTGACGAAGAAACCATCGCTTTGAGGAAGAAACGGTTGCGACGTGTGAGTTTTGCCGACCGAGAAATCACTTCGGTTCACATATTCAACCGAGATGAGGACTATGAACAGGAGTCCGCAGCGGAACCGAGCTCTGTGGACGAAGACAACATGGTTCTTGGCTTTTTCAGAGACTTAGCAGCAGATAGCGACGACTCCAGGGAAATGTCACCTGAGGGCGATGACGACGAAGAGACCGCTTCGAGCAAATCATTTTTAAGGCCAATTGAGACGCCTTCTCCTGGAAGTAGTATCATTGGCTCAGCTACTTCTAATGACG AAAACAACTTTTTTGGTCCTGTATCAGCCAGATTTATTAGACCTGGCCGGTTGTCTGATTCTGCTGCTTCAGATGATAACCATGATATCACAATGGATTCAACGGCATTTTCAATGCATTACCGTAGTCTTGTTAGGTCAGAGTCAGGAGACATCAAGATGCCAGCAGAGAGTTGTTCTGCCTTTGAAGAGAAAACACCTTCCCAGGTTGGCACTCCATCTGATTCAGGAAGTTTCATGGTACTAACAAAAGCCAAGAAGCCCATAAGCCTGACATCATCACCTGTTGGTAAAGTTGGTGTCAGTAGAGATTCAAATGATATGACTCTTGTGGGAGAGAACCCACATAGGTATGATTATGGGAGACTATCTCCTACATTAGAAGCTCTTTTAGCAGAAGGTAGTCAGGATATCCATGCTGTTCCTATCATTGATGCAAAGTCATCAGAGAGGAATGAGGTTTCCATTTTTAATGAGAATGGAAGTGTCATGATGAGTATAAAGGATGACAGAGATACAGATATGTGCAACGTTGGCCCTGATAATATTTCACAAGAGAGGATTTCTGTGGCTCATTTTCAGTTTGGTGAGGTAAATGGTGGTACTACATCCACTCATAGGGATCAGATTACCTCTAATTCCTTGTCACATGTAACTGATGATCCAACTACTGATGCCTTTTTTAATCACCAAGTCCAAACCCCTAATCAGCTTGATAAA GTAAACAAAGTGGTTATTAAAGCCGTGACTGGGACAAACAATGTTGAGTTCCCTACAATAAGTAGTGGCACCCCACCAGGTGTAAGTCTGAAGAGTAATGATTGTCTGTCTAGTTTGTTCTCACAACCTGAACCTGCAGATTTATTTTCCACTGAAGactcacaaaaagaaaaatcttcaaAAGCTGCACAGGAAAATTCCCATATTGATGAGCCTCTTGATCAGCAACTGGAATCTCCTTTAGTGGGATCTATAACCATGTTATCTGCTAAACGGAAGCAAATACTTCTGGAGGCTAATAATGTATCTAGACATTCACTATGTATGACTCCTTCCCCAAAACTGCCTGGTTCATTGTTGAGGAAGGAAAACATAAGATTAGGTGAGAGTGTTTCATCTCTTCTGAAAAGCATTTCTAAGTTCAAGCTTATTGAGTCCTCTCTACACACATCTACTCTTAGCGATGGAATTGAAAAATCAGAACAGAAGTTATCAGAGTACCTTTCTGCAACTTCTCCCTTCCATAATGTTGTGGAAGAAACCAGCAGTGATATCCCACACCAACTTGTGGACGCTCCCATTACTAATTTAGAGAAGCTATTTAGTGGTGATAGGAAGAATGGAGAACTCAAAAATGATATCAACATGTGTAGAGATTGTAATGAAACACCAAAGTACTTTGATAACTTGAACCAAAATCAAGAGAACATGATCTCCGGAAAAGATGGAGAACCCCTGGATCATCCGTCTGATAGCATTTCTCATGAAGTTAAACTTACAGAGATGTTGGCAGGCATGCCTTCATATTCGCAGTCTACAACATCAGGGAATAAAGTGATGCATCAGCACTTGGAGGCAAAAAATGCCATGAAGGTCATGTCAGACATTAGTGGATGTGAATCCTCCTCATTGGAGGTCACACTTGATCATAAAAAAGATCAGAAGCCAACCAATGATTGTATTAAGAATGTTTCTCCTCTATTGAAGAGGTTAGACCGGAAGTTGCCACCAGCAGAACAAGGCAATCTCTCTGGTGATCTGAAGCAGCAAGTTCAGCCCCTAGGAAATGTTGTCATTGTTTCTGGACCAGAAGGAAGTTCAACGGAATATGCTACAACTAGAAGCCGTTTGACTGAAATGGCTAATAACTTGGACTCCTTTAGTTCACCCCTTAATGAGGTTAACCTTATCAAAGAATTTACATCAGTAAAGAGAGAGGATGACAGAAAAATCCTTCCATCTGCTTTACAACATGTTTCAGAAACTGTGAGGAACCTGCAAACCCCTTCAAGGGATACAGGTTTGCCGAAATATCATCCAGTAAGCAAGAATTGCCAAATTGCAAATGACACAATCCGGACAGTAGAGGAACCTCCTCAAGGAGGTCATGAGCATGCTTCTCAACTTGTTGAGAGAAATCTGAATGAGAAG CTGCTAGATTTTGAGAATTCTTCCGGACGGAAAAGAAGAAGTGAAGAAATAGTTCTTGGAAATGCAGATAATGCTTGTGAAATCAATTGGATGCAGAGAAGGCCAAAAGTTCATAAAAGTAGAGGTAACAATTTGGATTTAAAGCTGGAACATTCTAATAGAAATGATACTGGAAATGAGAAGATTGGAGTTGACACAATCTTGAAGCTCTGGGCTGAT ATTTCACACAAATTCTCAACAGAAACAAACCAAATCCTTTCTCCATTGATTGATAAACTCACTATAAGAGCT ATAGATGAGTTTGAAGATATTTTGGTTCACCTTCAGAAGGTTAATAAATATGGGGTGCTTTGTTCAGAAATACTTTCTCAG AAAATACATGATCAGTCTGGAAATATTAGGCATAAAAG AGTGGGTGAAGCAAGATTATTGCTTCATAAAATAGTATACGAGAAGGCAAAGCTGCAGATATTGCATGTGAAACATGAAAAACTGCTG AAAAGTGCACAGCTATTAAGCTCAGGAATGCAGAAGTTTCACACTTTGAAGTTGAACTATGTCAGATATTTGTCTGCGTCTGGTAAAAGGGAAAGTGTTAATGATAAGCTTCGATATTCCTCTTCTGCAAATTTTGTAGACAAACATGGG GTTGTTGCCAACAAAGTTATCACAAGGAAACAGGAGGCCGGTGCTGTGGATTGGAAAATAAAGAATTTAGTTAAATCCTTGAACACTTATTGTAAGACTAAAGGTGATCTAAGCTGTGCTGACATTATTCCATTACTTAATGATCATCTTAAGAAGAGAGCGCTTTGCAGATATGTACGCCAGGATCTGCTG ATGTGGGAAATTGATGATTTGGAAAGAACACATGGTCACAACAATCTTGTCCTCAATTACCATGGCTTCATCTGCCAGAG GTTCACAATAATTGCTGGTCCAGTTTCAAGTATGGTAGTCTCAAACAAAGTGAATGACATAAATATTGAGAAG AACTTTCCAAACATGGACGCCTGTGGAGCATTTGCATTTGTGTTTAATGCTGAGTCCAGCAAGAGAATGGTTGGTTCTAAGAATTTGGTGAAAGAAACACAA AAAACCAGTTCACTTTTATGTAATCTTCTAGCAGTGGTTGAGGAGTTACAGCTAGCAAGGATAGAGATTAGAAATTTGACACAGACAAGCTTTAACTCTCCATCTG TTGAGCAGCTTGATTTGCACCTTtgtttcattgatttgaatagcGGTGCAAAAGTGACAGTGATTCTTGATATGACTTGCTTGAGTCG TGGGATTTATCCTTCCGAGATTCTCCCTTATCAGCTGCAGTTCCCCTCCACTAAGATTCTAAATTCCCTGCCTGAGTTCCTGTCTGCTGAAATAAATGCTGCAATTCCTAATATTACAAATGGTTACTCGAGGATTATTAGATTGTGCAGGCGTATTTCTGAGGTGATTCAATCTTCAAGGGGGTGA